DNA sequence from the Procambarus clarkii isolate CNS0578487 chromosome 9, FALCON_Pclarkii_2.0, whole genome shotgun sequence genome:
acaaatacaataggttgacaaacagtgttgattaaaaaaaaaagaaaatgacatgatatgggggaacatgactgaaaaagaagcacaaatacaataggttgacaaacagtgttgattaaaaaaaaaaagaaaatgacttgaccagtccccgacTGGGATTCCATCTGCCCTAGAGAGACTGCACTAACATCCATTTTTTCGTCACACTTACATTTCTATCTTTctcgagacatataaaacatttatgTTTATTCAAGAATTAACCTGAAATATACACTGTTCCGAGAGAGTTGCTCCGTCAATCGACCTGTGCAGGGTAGGTGCTTTGCGAATataaaatacacgtatcttcgctttaatttaaaatatacccatggtaaggcatttaaaatgaagcttatatttctattgtTCTTGCGACATATAAAACATTACGTTTATCaacgaatctgcgtgaaataagcattgttctgagatgggCATTGCAGGTTACGAGCTCTACGAGCAACGAagctgccacttttatacaactacaaatatctttggtTTTACTTTAACAATTGTCGTGatagaggttttacatatagatcccGCTTTCGtcgttcttctgacatataaaGATTTTTGGTTTAATGAGTTATcacgatgttttcaacaatattttttGGACGTTCGTCTATTCCAACTTGGTTGACTATTTTGAAAATCCAACACATGGGCTGCCccatgtgatatttgggtcaacctCCAATATGGTTCGCAACACATCCACCAAGAGAGAACTATTTCCTTCTAAAAGTATATAACCGTGTGCTATTATAATTAAAGAAACAATTGAAATAAAATTTTCTAATTAAAAAacacaaggaaaaataagtgTTAAATAGGAAAGCAGTTATAAAGAAAAACAAGTAGGAAAAATGAGATGAGGAACCAGAAAAATGTTGGAATGCTCAGGGGATAAAATTGTAAGCACCTATCGCCATTTTATCAATAACTCCTACTGGCGAGTGTGCAGACATAAGtataaaccttcacacaaactgcacctatcataacgaAGAAGCACCAACATTGACCGCCAAGTTCTCACATTAAATCAAACTAAGAAACTACATTCAAGCCTTGCCCAACCGTGAACATTGACTCTCCACTGTGACCCGTCTCCCTAAATCACCATTTGTGCAGTCATTAGAAGAAAACTTGTACACTGAAAACCTATCATTAAGAAGATGAAAACTCGCCAGTGTCCCGAGTGCGGGAAGAcattcagtgagcgtggaaatataaagaggcacatgttagtgcattcaggtgacaagcctcatcaatgtccagagtgtgggaagagattcagtcagcttgaaaatatgaagactcacatgttattgcattcaggtgacaaacctcataagtgtccagagtgtgggaagagattcagtcagcttggaacTATGAAGACTCATATGGTAGTGCATTCAGATGACAAACCTTATATGTGTCCAGAGTGCGTGAAGAGATTCAAACGGCTGAGAGATATGAAaaaacacatgttagtgcatgcaggtgacaagcctcatgagtgtccagagtgtgggaagaaattcagtgaGCATcgaaatatgaagaggcacatgGTATTGCATTCAACTGACaagcctcataagtgtccagagtgtgggaagaaattcagtaatcatggaaatatgaagaatcacatgttagtgcattcagaggataagcctcataagtgtccagagtgtgagaaGAAATTCAGTATGCTTTCAAGTATGAAGGCTCACAGGAAGGTCCATTTGGATGAAAGACCTTtcaaatgtgctgagtgtggcaaaaagtTTAAAgaccgtggaactataataaagcacatgttagtgcattcaggtgacaaacctcataagtgtccagagtgtgggaagggatTCACTCGgcctggaagtatgaagactcacatgttagtgcattcaggtgataagcctcataaatgtccagagtgtgagaaGAGATTCAATAACCTTTCAAATATGAAGGCTCACAGGATGGTCCATTCCGATGAAAGACCTTTCAAATGTTCTGAGTGTGGCAAAAAGTTTAAATACCGTGGAACTgtaataaagcacatgttagtgcattcaggtgacaaacctcataagtgtccagagtgtgggaagggatTCACTCTgcctggaagtatgaagactcacatgttagtgcattcaggtgacaaacctgataagtgtccagagtgtgggaagggatTCACTTGGCCTGGAAGTataaagactcacatgttagtgcattcaggtgacaagcctcataagtgtccagagtgtgggaagagatttagtTACCTTAGAAGTATGAGGAGGCACAAGACAATACATTCAGGTGGTAAACTAAACACCTTGAGTGTGGGAGCTGATTCAGAGAATGCTGAAGGATACTGAGGCATTTGTACAATAACATACTTTTAATAAAGTATACAATTTTGAAATTGAACTTCATTATAAATATATGCTATCTCCTTGGGGAAAATTCTCCAGCATATAatctaataaaataaatataaatatataatatatataatataaaataatataaaataattgatTCAAATAAAAACTAGAGAAGTGGACTGTAAAAACTTATTTCCCTTACACATCTTTTGGGGGTAGAATCAATAATGCGGAGATTACCTATGACATAGACATGGAAATAATTTCAATAATAAAAGTCATGAATAAATTCCAATCATATGATTATTACACTAAATACTGGGTTATTATTGAAATATGTTCTTAGCTGTCTACTTGTGAACATAGAATACATCAGACAACTCTCTGTAACCCGTCTAATCCTGTTTGTACACATTGTCTCGGCAGACACATGATTCACCAGAACGGGGTAAGCTTCTCTTGTAGATAACTCCACACTgcaaaattaatattatttaatttctATATAATTGTGTATATTTCCAGAAATACACATTGAAAGTGGAGTTTACTGAGTATGGAAAACACTTGTGTTTTTTTTATCTTCATTCAGCATAACGATTGAACACCCCAAAACACAATAGGGCCACAACAAAGTGATTATGGGGTACTTAGCCAACCGGATACAGTGTCCGCAATGAAGCTGGCAACAAAGTCTGAGGTCTGATAATGCTCGGCTGATCCATATAACAGCCGATGATAATCGCCAGCCTTGGGACACAGATCAACATGGTTTCCCTCTCTAGCCAAGTCTCTTTGCAAGTGATCCGCCCGCCACCTAACGCTGGATGGTATGAACTTGGCATATAATTCGTGATATTTTATTCTGATTTTCTCTGATTGAAACATTGCCGATGTTAATTTACGTCATAATAACGTACTCTAGCTAACAACAGACGGTTTTTCCGCTGTGTGTATCATTGAACCTAAGTGATGATTGATAAATTACATATAtacgtaccttaccttgaggttaccttgaggtgcttctggggctttgcgtccctgcggtccggttgtcgaccaggcctcctggttgctggactgatcaaccaggctgttggacacggctgttcgcagcctgatatatgagtcacagcctggttgatctggtatcctttggaggatgGTGAAATtcagttcatgacttttgttgatACTGCATTAGCTGATCGTAGCAGTGGAAAACTTTACCAATAAACAGTGATATAATTTACTGAATTGAATAAATCAATTTGCAATCAATTATTCCGTAATAAATTCAACAAGGTTAAACTGGGCTTAATTCAATTGATATATTTACATAGTTTATTCTCATAGGAGAataacactgagctttaaatttgctctgtacctagtgttacccaatctcctaatttttatgtaatatcaaacaaccttatcattgtgttcattgctgtcttcttatatgtgctagccatatgctgtattgtgactaccaatttttgtcaactaccattcaagctgtcattgcaatcaatcttagctacctatgtgctttaatatactgtacctacaattttctctcatcttctttttttcatttcatgtaactgttatcattttttttgtctataaattttgcaagtatttacctccttaaaattttcttagattaaggacctgcccgaaacgctgcgcatgctagtggctttacaagactgtaattaccatatttgtatcctcacattccttatgtacattcttgtatatgcataaataaataaataaataaataaataataccaaaaagtatgtaatttcttcttcatagtttcctacctagtgcatgaaactcacactgtatctagtgctacccaattccACAAAATATGTACCTTTGACATACAGCTGTACCATTGTAATCAGCATTGCTGTTATCTTATATCATGTTATACACAGTTGGCTACATTATATTgtgcaataatcctcaaattatgctgaaATGTACCTGTGGATAACCCACAGGTACATTTGTACAATTGTACAATTTACTTTAATGAACCTACTTTTTTTTCTGTCAAATTTCTTATACAATGAATATTTTTATACTTTTTTAC
Encoded proteins:
- the LOC138362848 gene encoding zinc finger protein 708-like; translated protein: MKTHMVVHSDDKPYMCPECVKRFKRLRDMKKHMLVHAGDKPHECPECGKKFSEHRNMKRHMVLHSTDKPHKCPECGKKFSNHGNMKNHMLVHSEDKPHKCPECEKKFSMLSSMKAHRKVHLDERPFKCAECGKKFKDRGTIIKHMLVHSGDKPHKCPECGKGFTRPGSMKTHMLVHSGDKPHKCPECEKRFNNLSNMKAHRMVHSDERPFKCSECGKKFKYRGTVIKHMLVHSGDKPHKCPECGKGFTLPGSMKTHMLVHSGDKPDKCPECGKGFTWPGSIKTHMLVHSGDKPHKCPECGKRFSYLRSMRRHKTIHSGGKLNTLSVGADSENAEGY